ttaagagcagatttgaaaaccgttttttcttcatacaaaaaacgtgaatcgtattttcgatcgcatttgtaaaccgtttatcggaatgaggcaaataatatggcgttcgaaagctgctgcaaaaccgctccttccacatgttgaaagttttctctaattccctacggttaaagagtaattcggaaaatcgtagAATTTCACAAACGAAAcacccgagtttgtattttcgatgccatatctaaacggctaatccaattgaggcaaataatatggcgttggaaagcttatgaaaatgcgctactttttcatgttaaaagttttttctaattttgaacggtttaaaagtaatttagaaaacggtacaagttccaccgagttcgtattttcgagctaattttttaaccgtatgcctaaatgtagcaaatgatatggcgttggaaagcttgaacaagtgcgaaacttttttgtatatatttttctcctaattccttacggttttagtCAATttggaaaatggctaaaaacgtattttccctgtaatttctacaaactttatcggaatgaggcaaataatatacctCTGAAAAgccacggaaaatgcgaaactattccatgttgatggttttctctgattccttgcCGTTTTCctgtaatttcgaaaacggcgagATCATTGGTTCtgtctttatcgcgaaacagattcttcgaaaatgcaccgcgtgaagaacctgaacttctcggtgtgtacctgaacttcactctgtttttcacgtgatttttttgctcgtaggtctccatccactgctcgtaactctccatccactcaacggaattgagcaagtgatataccggtggaaagttggtgtaagcacataactttcccgtgttgatcgttttttcatactcgcgatggttttaaaaaaaatcatctgaaattcattcagcgtagtagttgaacttcatgctgttttcacgttgaacttctatgatgtattttcgtttgtaattttctcatccattcgttagtgttacacaaatgatactctttttgtacaaacccctctcacaatattttttttaactttctttgACCGAGGAGTtgcacttataacaacaaaacttttagtctttgcttttttactctttttttaatacaaaatgcacaccgtgtagtacgtgaacttctggcagttattaaTCGAACTTCTCTCGGTTAGGTGAAAATATCTGAATTTCTTATAAATATTTATCTGAATTTCTCAATCCTTTTTTataaaattttgaagcgctctatttttaaaagttgaacttcttgttttttatttttgaacttcttgtttccaatctttaataacgaggaaaatctgagttttctataatcattgaacttctctatctttttaatatggacttcctaattttatttcttaatattttttatgaaattttgaagcgttctattattaaaagttgaacttcttgttatttaatttttgaacttcttgtttgcattctttaataacgaggaaaatattatctttttattcatttttctcatattaaacacacaccatgtagtacatgaactttttcctttttataatttgattttttttctttttgaaatcaaattgctcctAAATAATAACTAAACTTATTTGTGGATTGACAGTTATTTTAAaacgcaaaaaaaaaacaatttcttttttgtgttttgaacatggaaatacaaggtgaacctctctcgcaagaatttttgaatttccccggacagagcacttgaaattctttcaacaaaccttttaagcttttgtttttctatacttttattctcacgtgaaatgcattccttgcagtattgaacttctcattgttttcaccttgaacttctgtcacatatTTTTGTTAAACCCCTCTcataagaatttttgaactttctcgggccgaGCATTTGAACTTCTAGCAATAAAACTTTAGGCTTTGCATTTTcattctttttaatacaaaatgcacaccgtgtagtacgtgaacttctggtatTTATCAACCTCAACTTCTGAGATCATGCGTTTTGCCTTCATCGCAAAAACAGAAGTCTCCGAAAATGCACTTCGCGAAGAGGCTGAACTTCTGGAGCAGTTctttttgaacttcactctatttttcttGTGTTATTTTTTTACATGTAACTCTCCAACAACTTACCCccgaattgagcaaatgatataccgatggaaagctgttgaaaacacgcaactttcacgtgaaaaacagagaaaATATGGTTTTCAAATAAGCATCACACAATTTTTTACGATTGAAATTGATACTATTATTTTTCCTAAAAATGGAAATAATTTGAGTTTTGTGTATAAGTTCCATATTTCTAAACTTCGTGATTTTATTTCTTTAATAACAAGCAAAATTTAAGTTCTTTATAAATATCGAACTTCTCtatttttgtaatttggacttcttggattATTATTTTTGTAATGGAAAAATCATAGGTTTGTAATAAATATTGAACATGtctgttatttaaatttgaacttccccTGTTTCTTATTTAGAAATGGTAAAAATCCTTTCTTATGAATTTTTGAATTTCTCTACTTTTAaactttgaacttcttgttttttcatTTAGAAACATTTAAGTATCTGCTTCAAAGTTTTATGTTTTTATGAACTAATCAGTTATTTTTGTTTGAATTTCTTATGATCTGCCAATCAAGAGATTTGGATTTTCCAATTTTATTGATTTCTCAACACACCATTTCCGAAAATACAAAATTTATTTTTTTCTGTGAATATGGCCCTTCTATACACTAATTACAACGGTGAAGGTTTCCGACCTCTCCATCTTTTTAATGTTAAAAGATCGAATGGTGTCTGTTTTTTTATATATGGGAAAACCCATTTGTTATAACTTTTTGAAATGCACTATTTTTTTACTTTGACCTTCTTTCTTTTTCATAATAAACATTTGAACTTCgttgttatttaaatttgaacctttGTGCCTTTTTATAAACAGGGAAATCATAGGTTTGTAATAAACATCAAACTGCCtcgttttttaaatttgaacttctaagtATTGTTTAGAAATGGTTAGACACACAAAACAAAATTATGTTTTTTCCATTTTTCTACGAAGTCACTATGTTACATCTTGTGAACTTTTGATTCTCTTTTTTTTGTCGCGGCATTCTATTCATTTTTTCCTTTTGGTGAAATGGCCTAGGCGGTCCCTTTTCTCATTTGATGAATTTCTTCTGTATGTGGTACACGTGAACTTCggaatttctgaaacatgaacttCACGTGCTATTGAAAATCAAGAAAATTATGCACAACAAAACACATACACTTCACGTGCTACACGACCAACACATACAGTTCCTAGAAATGGAAATAATTTAAGACCAAAAAAACCTAGGACAACAGCAGCAGCTTATCAAATACAAAAAGAGAAGCAGTAGTAGCTCCGCATGGGACTAGCTTGCACCAGTGCTTCATGTTTACAACACGTCCACCTACTAGCGCCGTCTTGTgcttctacaaaaacataaatcttGGTCAGGCTAATGCAGTCACGATGGCACAAACTTGCAAGAAAACTCTTTTTTTGGTTGCACTTTTGAAGAAGGATCTGCGAAGAAACTGAAACCACAAATCAAAACACTTGTTTTTTGCACCCACATATACTATTGAACTTCAGAAAGCAATAGCAAAGCTAGAACAAAACACAACATTTTTTAACTAACAATGTGAGCGATGGTGAATTGAAGGATGTATGCACCGAACTTCTGTTTTCTCTGCAAATCGACGGATGGCATCCGCGATGCAAAATAACAATGAGAGATGGCTGGTCGCACGAACTGCTCGTGAGCAAGGCGGCGTGCCATATATCTTAAAAATTTATAGGAGATAAGTTTCCATATCTACAGATATTCTTGGTAAGAGACACAAAACCAAATTCTTCGCCTCGAAATCATATATTAGACTCGTATACTATGGCCGGATGGACGAGTTCGcaccacctgcccacggtgcgagaaaaagaaaaatcctaccCCATGAGATCTGGTCCTCCCCCGATCCCCATTCTTCCTCGATCCCATCGTCGCCGATCTGCCGACCCACCATGGCCTCTTCCTCGGCTCCTCCACGAACGCACCGGAAGCACCCCACCATagtaatttggtattcgtttgatattttgatgagatatatgttgttatccctctagtggtgtcatgtgaacatcgactacatgacactttaccattgtttgggcctagagggaggcattgggaggtaataaatagatgattggttgctagagtgacagaaggttaaaccctagtttatgcgttgcttcgtaaggggctgatttggatccatatgtttcatgctatggttaggtttaccttaatacttctgttatagttgcggatgcttgcaatgggggttaatcataagtgagatgcttgtccaagtaaggacaacacccaagcaccggtccacccacattttaaattatcaaagtaccgaacgcgaatcatatgatcgtgatgaaaactagcttgacgataattctcatgtgtcctcgggagcgcttttcttcatataagagtttctaggcttgtcctttgctataaaaaggattgggccatattgctgcaccttatttacttttattacttgctactcgttacaaattatcttatcacaaaactatctgtttcctataatttcagtgcttgcagagaatatcttactaaaaactgcttatcatttccttctgctcctcgttgggttcgacactcttacttaacgaGAAGGCTGCgatggatcccctatacttgtgggtcatccgaCATGTCGGCTTCTTGATTTCCATGGTGAAGACATCAGTGGAGAAGGTCATAGTGGCCGAGATCGGAGGATTAGTTACACGGACGAAGCCTAGAAGGTGATGGAGTCAGCCAGCTGTTAGATAACTCTTAGGAGCAGCGGTGATAAGTGGGGGCGGCAACACTGGAGGATTTCATCTTTGGTGGTACTCCTCGGGTACCGAGTCATgactttcagggtgaaaacctaaagTCTAACCTTCATTGGTTGTGTCTGGTGATTGCCTTGCTGGAGGAATTGTTTTAAGAGCACAGactttcttcagggtgaaaacctaagatATTGGATAGGACAACAACGATGCTTGTGCACTGTTCCTTTCTTGAAGACGTTACTGTTGGAGATTTTTTATATTTTTCGGGTGTTGCATTTTGTGGTGGTATGAGTTGCTGTTGAGAAGAGTTGATTGTTGTGACGGGacctttgttttttctttcttttttttccttttcttctttggatGTATGCATCTGAATGTCTTTGCGGCATCTTATACGTATAGAGACTAGTACAAGGGTAGCGTCTTAGGTGTCTACACATTAGATGGCGGTACCTAGCGAAGAGCAGCGAGAGGTCAGAGGACGCTCAGCCTCGCTAGTGGCCAAACACAACTCATGAGAGTAAACCTGGGAATAGTTTGGTGTAAAGTCTATTTTAAACCATGAACTCGTACGGCTCGTCTGTTTTAAACCCCAAACTCCAAATCCTTGAAATCCACACCCCCAACTCTCTAATCCCGGTCATTAGCCACCTTAATGCCGTTTGAGGGGAGGATTAGGTGACGTGGCAGAGTGGAGGCCGGGTTTACCTAACTCTCTGCCTGTCTCTCTGTTATAAGCGCGCGCTGGCTGTGGGTGGGGAACAGAGCTAGGGTTCGCCGCGAGGGCTGGGTGGGGAACAGAGGTAGGGTTCGTCGAGCGACGGAGACAGGGCGGCGATTGGCGGCGCCGTCAACCATGTCGTTCTCCTCCGGAGCTTCATCTTCTTTGCGCGGCGGCGGGCTTAGCAGGAGAGGCGGGCAGCAAGCTGTGAGGTCGCCGGTGCCATATCAGGAGCAACCGATGGACTACGAGCCAGCTAGGAATTGCACCCTTTGCGGGAAGAAGGCGTCGCGGTGGATCTCGTGGAGTAGGGCGAACCCTGGTAGGAGGTACTATTCGTGTGTGGATGCTCAGGTATGCTGTCCAATTTCTTTGAAATTTGTTCAATTTCTGAATCTCTGTCCGCCTCTGTTTCTGAATCTCTGTCCAATTTCTCTGAAATGTGTTTGTGAAACAAATAGCATGGCTTCATCGATTGGCATGACGGCCCGATGACGCCATTTCCGCGTGGATTGCTTGGACATCTTCGGGATAAAGTATGGAGGCTGGAGGATTATTTGGCGGCTCAGTCAAGGGAGGGACAAGATGTTGGTTTGACAGATGAATTGAAGAAGAATGAACTAGTTGCAGAAATTAGAGCAAGTTCTGACAAGAAAAGGAGATGGAAATGTATAAGTATCTGTTCTATGGAATGATGTTTTTTGTTGCTGGTTTAGTTGCAGGTTTGCTGATTAGTTAGATCATTTCagtgaaatttcagaaaatttcagggTTGCTGGTTTAGTTTCTATGGAATGATGTATTTTCAGTGAAATGTAATGGATGGTATGTGTGGCAGAAAATGCATGAATGTTGAATTTATATTATATGAAGATCAATTGGCAGCACTGTATTCACTCTGTATTGTTTTATTTGTGTGCACTTTCTTTCTTGACAACAACAAGATCCAATTGACATAATTACACATGAAGAAAGTCTGCAGTTTGACAAGAATTTGGCAGCAACATGTATAATAGAAATTTTGACAACAAATTGACATGAACATATATAAAATAAATTTGACAGCAAGTTGACATCAACATGAAGCTCTCCAATTTGACAGCAAGttgacagcaacatatatagagatATTTGCCAGGAAAGAAACATAGTTCAGTGCACATATTTCATTTCCAGAAATTTGACAAGAAAGAAACATAGTTCAATGCACATAGATCTAAAGTGAAAGCAAAAGGCAACCACAGGTTCACATATTAGCACTTGTAGCTATCAAATACAATTACTGAAGATCTTATCCAGTACTAGGAAAACATCTTTAGTAATTGCCACTTGCATAGAAATAATCCCCCCATGCTCCAGTAATTACTCCAGTTCCTCGTCCAGTTCCTCTCCCTGCTGCTCTTCCAGTTCCTCTCCCTGATGCTCTTCCACTTCCTCTCCTTGATGCTCTTCCACTTCCTCTCCCAGCAGATGTGCTTCCCTCTGGATTAATGCTTCTGGGAGGTCTGAACCTTGATGGTGCAGTTTGAGAGCTTGATGTACCAGCTTGAGAGCTAGCTGCAGCTGTAGTTCTTGCAGCTTGGGTAGTAGATGGAGTTGTAGTTCTTGGAACTTGAGAGCTTGCTGGAGGTGTAGATCTTGATGCATCAGTCTGTGCTTGCTGCAAACAAAATATACCAATGAACAGATCAAAACTAGTTATGGTTTTGCATAGTTCAGAACCTTGAGAGCCTTGGTAAAGAGCCTTGGGAAAGAGCATCAACTCTGATATTGTGCTTCACAGGGCTGCTTATAATTTCAGTAACCACACCACCTTCATTAGGAACCAGGATATGTTCCAAAATGTCTTGCTCTGGTACTGCATTAACTGCCTGCACATTGCCTTGAACaatatcttcttcttctgcagtGATAACAGCATCTGGTTCATCATCATTGTCCATCAGATCATCCAATTCATCTTCAAAATCAGAGCCACTAGCATCTTCTTCTGGCTCATCTTGTTCACCATTATACTCAACATATATGTCAGCAACCCCTGCATCAGTAATGTGCTCTGACATTTGCATGCAACCTTCATCAGTATGCAGAaacaataatccatttactaactgTCTCCCGGGCATGAGAAAATATATCTTCATACTATCTTTCACAGTCAAATGATCAGCTAAAAATCCTTTTAGCTCTGGCAGTGATAACTTATCCCTCTCAAGCACTGACATTGCAGTATCTCCCCCAACATAATCAAGGGATGGACCAATGCGGATGAACTCTCCCCCATAATGAAACCTGACATTCAAAACATCTGCTGGATCCATGATTTCAGAGAGCAAAGCCTACACAATGCATTATTTACATTCAGTTAGTACACTTCAAATTCAGAAAAAATTACATTCAGAAAGCTACTGTACAATTAACACACACATTCAGTGCTGCCCTAAGATGAAGCTACTGTACAATAAACACAAATAAAGCTGCTGCAGAACCAACCTACTACAGAGCATACATGATTTAGTTCTACTAAATTCAGATGCCCTAAGATGAATTGACACCTTCAGGCAACACAACTACAAAACTGTTAAAAAGCTATAAAATTGATGAAACTTACAATGCATATCATGTATCAGTCCATGAATAAGTATAGCCCCCAAAACATGAGATTAAACGGGCAACAAAATcccccccaaaaccccacctttCACCCCCTGTAAAACCCTAAACCTAACTCGGGGAGGGAAGCAAAAAACACCACAGATGATTCAcgtatgaacacgacgacgcacctGCTACTTTGCCGCCGGCGTGGTCGTCGGAGGTCGCCGCGATCATCCGCTCAGCGTCGCCATTGCCGCCGCGGGAGAAGGCGATGCGTCGGGAGAGAAGGGGATTGGGAGGGCAAATGTGCGAGGACCGGAACGAGCTGGTCCGGCTCAACCACTTAGCATCTCCAGCGCCCGAGCGGGACCCACAAGTCAGCAATCCCATCCTCCCCCCGTTTGGATACTGCAACAAGGGCGAAAACGACCGGGATTAGAGAGTTGGGGGTGTGGATTTCAGGGATTTGGAGTTTGGGGTTTAAAACAGACGAGCCGTACGAGTTCAGGGTTTAAAATAGACTTTACTCAATAGTTTGTAATCCAAATCAAATCCAGTCCAAACCGTACATCCATAAGTTCACCGGTCAAACCAAACCAATCCAAATTATATCTACTATAATCCAAACCAAACCAAACTGCTCGTGTTTTTAAGCCAAACCAATCCAGCTCATTCCACAAATACAGTTTGAGCCTACAGTTTCAAACTATGGACATGTGCACATACTCACGTGGATACCTGTTGATGTATCTTCTCTCTGAATGTGCACATTAGCACGTGGAAGCTGATAGTACAATGGCGAAGCCACGGACCTCCGGTCTTCGAACTGATATGACCTCCAATGCCCTATGAAGAACCGCCGGCCATGGACGCATTGTGCACACTGAGCCGAGCTGTGGCGGCAGCTCCCCTTACTGTGCACTGTGGCGTACGGCCCTGCAGCAATGGCGGAGGAGGGTCCGCGTGCGAGTAGAGCATGGCACTTTGCGATGGCATGTCGTGGACGTGCGCGAGGGCACGATGGTGCTACCAGTTCACCTCAGAGCTTCGCAGCGGCCAGAGCACGAGCGGCCAGTGTGGTTTCTCGTTTGCGTGGCCGACCACCACGCCGAGCCTTGCCGGTATGCCGAATAGATCAGAATGGCCGTGGTGAACCTCGCATACCAAGGAATCGGTCAGCGATCCCTTTAATCGACAGCACGGTCACCGTCGTTCCTCGCCTCAGGTGACCAGTCACCGCCACAATTATCGATCTGCTCTTCCGCCATGTCTCGACCCTCATCCTCTGCGCTCTCGGTCCATGGAGGTCCCCTGCAGGCTTCTCTGCTCTCGCTGACGTGCTGGGGGCATAGCACACGCGGACGAGGATAGAAGCAGAGGGAGAGGAAGGTGATGGCCGGAGCTCCAGCCGATGGCAGCGATGGCCTGGAGACCCTAACCCAGTTGCTAGATTTGGTCTCCGTCTATGGGTCGAAGCTGTTTGAGACTGATCGGTCTCTATTTGTATTGTACCCCCGTGAACAGCACTGCCGTGGGTGCACCCTGCACCTCCTACTCCCGCTGCCGTCTGCTGCAGCAAGCTGCCGCCGCGTCTCCCCTCCTTTCTCCAGTTTTCCCTCTCCCCGTCTCCTTTCTGACAGGAGCCCAGATGCCATGAATTCGCCTAGGAAATCGTGCTCCGGCCTTAATCTTCGTCCCCGGCGACCCCCTTCCTCACCGCCCGCCTCTGAATCCTCCCCAGCCCCTGCCGTGTACGGATCCGTTCGCTGCAAgctctagccgccgccgccattctGCAAATTGCGGGTTGAATAGACGAAAATACAGGGTCATGTTTGTAAATTCGAAACGGTTTTTTGACTTACTAAAACCGGTAGTGCGGATTGATTTCACGGAACTATATGGGGTTTTTTGTAAATATGCGCGACGGACCACCAGAAGCATtaggtgctttattattaggggaagattaaagggaataggtattcttggtttggttcagtccaactattaaagggaatatTTTTTTTTTGGTTTGGTTCAGTCCTTTTCATttcgatgggccttttatgggcttcatAGAGTCCGCAAAAAATAATTAGGTCAAAATAAATTAACATTGCGGGAATTTAAACATGACCTCCTATCTGGATCTTCGATGCAACAACCTATGCGTCATTCACATTTACTAAATTCCAACTCGCTCTAAATATATGAGTGACAGTCCTCATGTTTAAGCAAATGAGCTAATTAAAGAAAAGATTATGGacttaaataaaatatttaaacGGATGTGGCTAATTAAAAAAGGATTATGGGTAAACCGGTGGAATAACTAAAAGAAACATTGTGGTCTTAATAAATAGAATTTTCAAATAGATGAGGCTAATTAAAGGAAGGACTTGAGGTAAAAAGGTAGGATAGTTAAAAGGAAGGATCTGTATGCTTCAATGTGTGGGGATATTAACTTAGAAAAGGAAGGATTTGATTCCCGACTAAAACGGGTGAAGACGTCACGGTAACTAAAGGAAGGATTATACTTAGATGGAATCAGTGAGAGATTATGCCCAACAAAGAAAGTATGAACACGGCTAAATTGCATAGTATTTTTTATATTCATTTTGTAGAAGGAGCGTTGCAACATTTTTTTTATAATGAATCCGATGCTGTGGGACGTTATACTTGCATAAAACATCAATTTttctcgttgcaacgcacgggcaaccaAACCAGTCCGATAAATGGGTAAAGCCCAGACCAAACCAAATTAGTTTAGAAGCTTAGCCATTTTCATCCAATCCAAAGGCAGACTGTATGAAAACTAAACTGAAACTGTAGTTCCAGTCCAAACTATTCCCAGGTCGACATGAGAGTGAAACTTCTTTCAGGGAGAGAGACTGGACACTGACAGTACAACCTTACTTACCACTACATAATCTACACTGGTTCATAATCATACTAGTACACAATGTCAGCATATACTAGAACTCCTCCCTTGGGGATACGTGCATCAGCATCAGGTGTTGTTGCTCCACTTGTAGCGGCGGAAGAGGTCCTCGGTCTGCGCGTTCTTGAAGGCGCTGCAGCCGATGACGTAGACGACGAGGAGCGCGACGGTGGCGGCGACGAGAGCCACGTTGGCCCGGCGCCACTGGTCGCGCAGGGTGCCCAGCATGCCGGCCTTGCAGGAGTCGCACCAGTAGCAGAGCTGCCGCGGGTCGTTGCTCCACGCGCCGCAGTCCGCGTCCGCCGCCGGGGTCGCCGGGCTCGCCCACGCCGTCGGGGACACGTACGCGTACCCGCACGCCGTCGGCGGCTTGCAGCAGCCGGACTGCACGCACGACGACAACCAGAGAGTAAGTCCGGAGCAAGCGGTTACGCAAGGGGACAAGAATGAGCGCATGCAGCGTGTCTGCGTGAGCTGGTTAGCAAATTTGGTTGCATCATGCACATGGAAGCTTCGATCGCCTCTTATTGGTAATCATATACTAGGATAAGCCAAATTACACGCTTGCGTGCGCTGACCCACATTTCTATGCCGATCTATTCTCACATGTAGTACTCCTAGATAGCACCATCTTCGCTTCAAGTTCAATTACAGCTCTTTCTTCTACAAGCTTACTAGTGGTGCTCACATGGACAGGACCTACTTGCACTTGCACGCTAAGCCCCCAAAATCATCAGCCTACCTGGCATTGATTCGATTTTAGACCATTTGCACACAAGGAACAAGATGAATCTCACACGATGCAGTCCGCCAATGGATGTGTATAATTTAGTCCTGCTTTCTTCCATAGAGCCCACACAGTGTTTGTTCGCTGATGATTCGATTCCTATTGGCACTAACTAGCACCCACTTCAGATTAGAATCCCTGGAATGGGCACGCTGCGGCCCTCGATTTACCGATTAATACTAGTACAATGCCGGCAATGAACGTGATTACTCGTGAAAATTGGAGCAGTTAACATCAGTAATTTAATCAGTAGTACCTGGAGAGGGGAGAGGTCGGACTGGTAGAACTGCTCGGGGGCGATGAAGAAGGCGGTCTCCATGGTGAGCTTCTTGCAGGTGTCCGAGGCGGCGAGGCACGCCCGGATCCCCTCCCACCGCCGCGGGTCCCCGGCGACGTACCCGCGCATCCAGCCGGAGAAGCCCTCGAGGCGGTACTCGCGGTAGGCGCGGCCGGGCACGTCGTACGCGCCGGAGCCGTGGGTGACGGCAAAGGCGAA
This portion of the Triticum dicoccoides isolate Atlit2015 ecotype Zavitan chromosome 7A, WEW_v2.0, whole genome shotgun sequence genome encodes:
- the LOC119327783 gene encoding uncharacterized protein LOC119327783, encoding MDPADVLNVRFHYGGEFIRIGPSLDYVGGDTAMSVLERDKLSLPELKGFLADHLTVKDSMKIYFLMPGRQLVNGLLFLHTDEGCMQMSEHITDAGVADIYVEYNGEQDEPEEDASGSDFEDELDDLMDNDDEPDAVITAEEEDIVQGNVQAVNAVPEQDILEHILVPNEGGVVTEIISSPVKHNIRVDALSQGSLPRLSRF
- the LOC119328215 gene encoding tetraspanin-2-like, which gives rise to MAVSNNITACLNFLALICTIPVVATGLWFASKQGAECARLARWPVAILGGLLLLVALAGFIGAYWNRQGLLAAYLFAMAALITLLLALLVFAFAVTHGSGAYDVPGRAYREYRLEGFSGWMRGYVAGDPRRWEGIRACLAASDTCKKLTMETAFFIAPEQFYQSDLSPLQSGCCKPPTACGYAYVSPTAWASPATPAADADCGAWSNDPRQLCYWCDSCKAGMLGTLRDQWRRANVALVAATVALLVVYVIGCSAFKNAQTEDLFRRYKWSNNT